Proteins encoded together in one Salmo trutta chromosome 3, fSalTru1.1, whole genome shotgun sequence window:
- the LOC115182575 gene encoding potassium-transporting ATPase alpha chain 1-like gives MSKGDSYDMFEMNGEVDVKMKKKKKIKKKDRLEGMKKEMDIDDHEITIEELEMRYTTSVTKGLTSSKAAEVLERDGPNELLPPKGTPEYVKFARQLAGGLQCLMWVAAVICFIAFGIEFSRGTLGCFDDLYLAITLITVVVVTGCFGYYQEFKSTNIIASFKNLVPQQALVIRDGQKNQINAMDLVVGDLVEIKGGDRVPADIRIIFAQGCKVDNSSLTGESEPQSKTPECTHENPLETKNIAFFSTTCLEGVATGTVINTGDRTIIGRIASLASGVGNEKTPIAIEIEHFVDIIAGLAIFFGFTFFVVAMFIGYAFLEAMIFFMAIVVAYVPEGLLATVTVCLSLTAKRLARKNCVVKNLEAVETLGSTSVICSDKTGTLTQNRMTVAHLWFDGVIHAADTTEDQSGQSFDQSSETWRSLARVAGLCNRAVFKPNQESLPIPRRIVVGDASETALLKFTELAIGNMMEYRERFKKVVEVPFNSTNKFQLSVHELEDPMDLRYLLVMKGAPERILERCSTILIKGQELPLDEQWREAFQTAYMDLGSLGERVLGFCHIYLNENEFPRGYKFDSDEMNFTTSGLCFAGLISMIDPPRATVPDAVMKCRTAGIRVVMVTGDHPITARAIAANVGIITEGSETVEDIATRKRIPVEQVNRRDARACVISGGQLKDMSSEELDEALRSHPEMVFARTSPQQKLIIVESCQRLGSIVAVTGDGVNDSPALKKADIGIAMGIAGSDAAKNAADMILLDDNFASIVTGVEQGRLIFDNLKKSIAYTLTKNIPELTPYLIYITVSVPLPLGCITILMIELATDIFPSVSLAYEKAESDIMHLKPRNPRKDRLVNESLAAYSYFQIGAIQSFAGFTDYFTAMAQEGWYPLLCVGLRSHWEDVHLQDLQDSYGQEWTYAQRLYQQYTCYTVFFISIEICQIADVLIRKTRRLSIFQQGFFRNKVLVSAIVFQLLLGNLLCYCPGMPNIFNFMPIRGQWWFVPIPYGILIFVYDEIRKLGVRRHPGSWWDQELYY, from the exons ATGAGTAAAGGG GACTCTTACGACATGTTTGAGATGAATGGAGAGGTGGATGTCAAgatgaagaaaaagaagaagataAAGAAAAAGGATAGGCTAGAGGGCATGAAGAAGGAGATGGACATT GACGACCACGAGATCACAATAGAAGAGCTAGAGATGAGGTATACCACCAGTGTTACCAAG GGCCTGACCTCCAGCAAAGCAGCGGAGGTTCTGGAGCGGGACGGCCCCAACGAACTGCTGCCCCCCAAAGGGACCCCAGAATACGTCAAGTTTGCCCGTCAGCTGGCCGGAGGGCTGCAGTGTCTGATGTGGGTGGCAGCCGTCATCTGCTTCATTGCTTTCGGCATCGAGTTCTCCAGGGGAACCCTGGGCTGCTTTGACGAT CTGTACCTCGCCATCACTCTGATCACTGTTGTTGTGGTGACTGGCTGTTTCGGTTACTACCAAGAGTTTAAGAGCACCAACATCATCGCCAGCTTCAAAAATCTAGTGCCACAG CAAGCCCTGGTGATCCGTGACGGGCAGAAGAACCAGATCAATGCCATGGACCTGGTGGTGGGAGACCTGGTGGAGATCAAGGGTGGTGACCGCGTGCCTGCTGACATCCGCATCATCTTTGCCCAGGGCTGTAAG GTGGATAACTCATCCCTGACAGGAGAGTCAGAGCCCCAGAGCAAAACCCCGGAGTGTACCCACGAGAACCCCCTAGAGACCAAGAACATCGCCTTCTTCTCCACCACCTGCCTGGAAG GAGTGGCCACAGGAACGGTCATCAACACGGGTGACCGCACCATCATTGGCCGCATTGCCAGCTTGGCTTCAGGCGTAGGCAATGAGAAGACGCCAATTGCCATAGAGATTGAGCACTTTGTTGACATCATTGCTGGGCTGGCCATCTTCTTTGGCTTCACCTTCTTCGTGGTGGCCATGTTTATCGGCTATGCCTTCCTGGAGGCTATGATCTTCTTCATGGCCATCGTGGTGGCCTATGTACCTGAAGGGCTGCTGGCTACTGTCACT gtgtgtctgtcgctgacGGCCAAGCGTCTGGCCAGGAAGAACTGTGTGGTGAAGAACCTGGAGGCTGTGGAGACCCTGGGCTCCACCTCGGTCATCTGCTCCGACAAGACGGGCACTCTGACCCAGAACAGGATGACCGTGGCCCACCTGTGGTTCGACGGTGTGATCCATGCCGCAGACACCACAGAGGACCAATCAGGTCAGAGCTTTGACCAATCATCCGAGACATGGCGATCGTTGGCAAGAGTGGCCGGACTCTGTAACCGGGCCGTCTTCAAACCAAACCAGGAGTCTCTGCCTATTCCTAGG AGAATAGTGGTGGGCGACGCCTCAGAGACAGCTCTGCTGAAGTTCACTGAGCTGGCCATAGGGAACATGATGGAATACAGGGAGCGATTCAAAAAGGTTGTTGAAGTACCATTCAACTCCACCAACAAGTTCCAG CTGTCAGTGCATGAGTTGGAAGACCCCATGGACCTGCGCTACCTGCTGGTGATGAAGGGGGCGCCAGAGAGGATCTTGGAGCGGTGCTCCACCATCCTGATCAAGGGCCAGGAGTTGCCCCTGGATGAACAGTGGAGAGAGGCCTTCCAGACCGCATACATGGACTTGGGGAGCCTGGGGGAGAGAGTGCTGG GTTTCTGTCACATCTATCTGAATGAGAATGAGTTTCCTCGTGGTTACAAGTTTGACTCTGATGAGATGAACTTCACCACGTCTGGTTTGTGTTTCGCTGGACTCATCTCCATGATCGACCCGCCACGCGCCACTGTGCCTGATGCTGTCATGAAGTGCCGCACGGCTGGAATAAGG GTAGTCATGGTGACAGGCGACCACCCGATCACGGCCAGAGCCATCGCTGCCAACGTTGGCATCATCACAGAGGGCAGTGAGACAGTAGAGGACATTGCTACCAGGAAACGCATCCCAGTGGAGCAGGTCAACAGGAG GGATGCCCGTGCCTGTGTGATAAGTGGTGGTCAGCTGAAGGACATGAGCAGTGAAGAGCTGGACGAAGCGTTGAGGAGTCACCCTGAAATGGTGTTTGCCCGCACCTCCCCCCAGCAGAAACTCATCATCGTGGAGAGCTGTCAGCGCCtg GGCTCCATTGTGGCTGTGACAGGCGATGGGGTGAACGACTCCCCTGCGTTGAAAAAGGCAGACATCGGTATTGCCATGGGCATAGCTGGCTCTGATGCAGCTAAGAATGCAGCTGACATGATTCTGCTGGATGACAACTTTGCCTCCATTGTCACAGGGGTGGAGCAGG GCCGTCTGATCTTTGACAACCTGAAGAAGTCCATTGCGTACACACTGACCAAGAACATTCCGGAGCTCACACCCTACCTCATCTACATCACTGTCAGTGTTCCTCTGCCATTGGGCTGCATCACCATCCTCATGATCGAGCTGGCCACTGACATT TTTCCCTCTGTGTCTCTGGCCTATGAGAAGGCAGAGAGTGATATTATGCATCTGAAACCCAGGAACCCACGTAAGGATAGGTTGGTGAACGAATCTCTGGCTGCCTACTCCTACTTCCAGATTG GAGCGATCCAGTCTTTCGCTGGTTTCACAGACTACTTTACAGCGATGGCCCAGGAAGGCTGGTAtcccctgctgtgtgtggggctCAGGTCCCACTGGGAGGACGTCCATCTGCAGGACCTGCAGGACAGCTATGGCCaggagtgg ACATATGCTCAGCGTCTGTATCAGCAGTACACCTGCTACACTGTCTTCTTCATCAGTATTGAGATCTGCCAGATCGCTGATGTGTTGATCAGGAAAACCCGCCGTCTGTCTATCTTCCAGCAGGGCTTCTTTAG GAACAAGGTGCTGGTGAGTGCCATCGTCTTCCAGCTGTTACTGGGTAACCTGCTGTGCTACTGCCCAGGGATGCCAAACATTTTCAACTTCATGCCCATTAG GGGCCAATGGTGGTTCGTTCCAATCCCGTACGGAATTCTAATCTTTGTCTATGACGAGATCAGGAAGCTGGGGGTCAGAAGACATCCAGGAA GTTGGTGGGACCAGGAGCTGTATTATTGA